One Nocardioidaceae bacterium SCSIO 66511 genomic window carries:
- a CDS encoding metalloregulator ArsR/SmtB family transcription factor, giving the protein MDAFSVVGDPVRRRILELLAESELSSGAMCEAIQAEFKISQPAVSQHLKVLRDAGLASVRAVGAKRLYSIEVSALREIDTWLDRFRAVWEPRLDALATEVARGKRDRRRDAGSSRSDTARSAS; this is encoded by the coding sequence GTGGACGCGTTCTCCGTAGTCGGTGACCCGGTTCGCCGACGCATATTGGAGTTGCTGGCCGAGTCAGAACTGTCCTCCGGGGCCATGTGCGAGGCCATCCAGGCAGAGTTCAAGATCAGCCAACCGGCGGTATCGCAGCATCTGAAGGTGCTGCGAGATGCCGGGTTGGCGTCGGTACGCGCCGTCGGCGCCAAGCGGCTCTACTCGATCGAGGTGAGCGCGCTCCGCGAAATCGACACGTGGCTCGACCGTTTTCGTGCCGTCTGGGAGCCCCGGCTGGATGCGTTGGCGACAGAGGTCGCGCGCGGCAAGCGGGACCGACGCCGCGATGCGGGATCGAGCCGATCGGATACAGCGAGGAGCGCATCATGA
- a CDS encoding LysR family transcriptional regulator — protein sequence MDIRHLELLRELAERGSVTRVAAATHRTPSAVSQQLRTAERDFGVPLVEPHGRGVRLTEAGRVLARAATGVATALESARAEWDEFRNAPSGRVTMAGLASAAEFLVPTALRDLRDQGIRVTFTDEDVAEADYASLTLDHDIVIAHSLAERPSADTGHLRIEPLVREPLDIALYSSHPLAGRTRVTPEQIAGETWIGVPPGFPFESVLDAVAAHTGTTLTYAQRGIRDNRLVEAMVAAGHGLAVLPRFTTRPRDGIVLRPLAGIPTARYIFALIRPDRAERRAVRAALTALVRAAEAVDSAY from the coding sequence ATGGATATTCGCCACCTCGAGCTACTCCGAGAGCTCGCGGAGCGCGGCAGCGTAACCCGGGTTGCCGCCGCCACGCACCGCACACCGTCGGCGGTCTCGCAGCAGTTGCGTACTGCGGAGCGAGACTTCGGCGTACCTCTCGTCGAGCCACACGGGCGCGGCGTACGTCTGACCGAGGCCGGGCGCGTACTTGCTCGCGCCGCCACCGGCGTCGCGACCGCACTCGAGTCCGCACGCGCCGAATGGGACGAGTTCCGCAACGCGCCGAGCGGGCGGGTGACGATGGCGGGCCTCGCGAGCGCGGCGGAGTTCCTGGTACCGACGGCGCTGCGCGACCTCCGAGACCAGGGAATCCGGGTGACCTTCACAGACGAGGACGTCGCCGAGGCCGATTATGCGTCGCTGACGCTCGACCACGACATTGTCATCGCGCACAGTCTCGCCGAGCGGCCCAGCGCGGACACTGGCCATCTTCGGATCGAGCCGCTGGTTCGAGAGCCTCTCGATATCGCGCTGTACTCATCCCATCCGCTCGCCGGGCGTACGCGGGTGACGCCCGAGCAGATCGCCGGCGAGACCTGGATCGGCGTACCGCCGGGGTTCCCGTTCGAGTCCGTCCTCGATGCCGTCGCCGCACACACAGGCACGACCTTGACGTACGCCCAGCGCGGTATTCGCGACAACCGACTGGTCGAGGCGATGGTGGCGGCCGGTCACGGGCTCGCGGTGCTCCCGCGGTTTACCACGCGCCCCCGCGACGGGATCGTTCTGCGCCCGCTCGCCGGCATCCCGACGGCCCGGTACATCTTCGCGCTGATTCGTCCCGATCGCGCCGAGCGGCGGGCCGTGCGTGCTGCACTGACGGCGCTCGTGCGTGCCGCCGAGGCCGTCGACTCGGCGTACTGA
- a CDS encoding SRPBCC domain-containing protein, with translation MIDVDREVNEVRREVGGQVLEAGQGWVVRFRRSYDTTVADLWSACTTPERIGRWLVPVTGDLKVSGHYQLEGNAGGEVLTCEPPHSFTATWEYGGDVSWIDVRFDEDDSGDARVTVEHLAVAGEHWAEFGPAAVGIGWELGLLGLGAELTGDPWSHEAGMAWSASADGVRYIELSGRSWADAHEAAGTPADAARAAAERTVAAYTQSE, from the coding sequence ATGATCGACGTCGACCGCGAGGTCAACGAAGTACGCCGCGAGGTCGGCGGTCAGGTACTCGAGGCCGGTCAGGGTTGGGTGGTCCGTTTTCGTCGTTCGTACGACACGACGGTCGCCGACCTCTGGAGCGCGTGCACAACTCCCGAGCGCATTGGGAGATGGCTCGTACCGGTGACCGGCGACTTGAAAGTCAGCGGGCATTATCAGCTGGAGGGCAACGCCGGTGGCGAGGTGCTGACCTGCGAGCCGCCGCACTCGTTCACCGCCACCTGGGAGTACGGCGGCGACGTCAGCTGGATCGACGTTCGCTTCGACGAGGACGACTCTGGTGACGCCCGAGTCACCGTCGAGCATCTGGCGGTCGCGGGCGAGCATTGGGCGGAGTTCGGGCCCGCCGCGGTCGGTATCGGATGGGAGCTGGGTCTGTTGGGCCTGGGCGCCGAGCTCACCGGAGATCCCTGGAGCCACGAAGCGGGCATGGCGTGGTCAGCGTCGGCGGACGGCGTCCGCTACATCGAGCTGAGCGGGCGCAGTTGGGCCGACGCGCATGAAGCGGCCGGAACTCCGGCAGATGCCGCCCGGGCCGCCGCAGAGCGGACTGTTGCCGCCTACACGCAGTCGGAGTGA
- a CDS encoding MFS transporter produces MSSLRVYRRLLEVAGPLYVLIAFLGRLPLAMSQIGTLVLVSAATGSYGAGGACAGVLAVANALAGPFWGALADRVGQRLVVLGQSLAGGAALFALVLLAQTGVAWPVLGVVAGVAGVALPQVGPLARVRWRPMTVGSGPEQRRLVDTAFSYEGAADEASFVLGPALVGGAIAVLSPAAALTFAAALLLVFGSWFALHPSADLTRRDASATLDTGHTPLSPIIIVLAIMQLTVGTIFGSVQTGSAVLATSAGMPGLTGLMHALLGVGSVTLALAIVVLPESFGYEQRLRVFACALLVLSLPLLFVDTLGSAAITLLVLGCAVGPYMICVFTMAERITPQRRLGAVMTVLAGATGIGYAVGSGLGGRLADWGGHTPAYAVTVGAGVVATLLAVTAGKTLRDEQQRRREPEPAA; encoded by the coding sequence GTGTCTTCGCTTCGCGTTTACCGGCGCCTCCTCGAGGTTGCCGGACCGCTGTACGTACTGATCGCCTTTCTCGGCCGGTTGCCGCTGGCCATGAGCCAGATCGGCACGCTCGTCCTCGTCTCCGCCGCCACCGGCAGCTACGGCGCCGGCGGCGCATGCGCCGGTGTGCTCGCCGTCGCGAACGCACTCGCCGGACCCTTCTGGGGCGCGCTCGCCGATCGGGTCGGTCAGCGGCTCGTCGTGCTCGGCCAGAGTCTCGCCGGCGGGGCTGCCTTGTTCGCATTGGTGCTGCTCGCACAGACCGGTGTCGCCTGGCCGGTGCTCGGTGTCGTCGCGGGTGTCGCGGGCGTGGCCCTGCCGCAGGTCGGCCCGCTCGCGCGCGTGCGGTGGCGGCCGATGACGGTGGGCTCAGGGCCGGAGCAGCGCCGTCTCGTCGACACGGCCTTTTCGTACGAAGGTGCCGCCGACGAGGCGTCCTTCGTACTCGGCCCGGCGCTCGTGGGCGGTGCGATCGCCGTACTCAGCCCGGCCGCCGCGCTCACCTTCGCGGCCGCGCTGCTCCTGGTCTTCGGGTCGTGGTTCGCACTGCACCCGAGCGCCGACCTCACCCGTCGCGATGCATCGGCGACGCTCGACACCGGGCACACGCCGCTCAGCCCGATCATCATCGTGCTCGCGATCATGCAGTTGACCGTCGGCACGATCTTCGGTTCGGTGCAGACCGGCTCGGCGGTGCTGGCGACCTCGGCCGGAATGCCCGGACTGACCGGGTTGATGCACGCGCTCCTCGGCGTCGGCAGTGTGACGCTGGCGCTCGCGATCGTCGTACTGCCGGAGTCGTTCGGGTACGAGCAGCGTCTCCGCGTGTTCGCCTGTGCGCTGCTGGTCCTGTCGCTGCCGCTGCTGTTCGTCGACACCCTCGGCAGCGCCGCGATCACCTTGCTGGTGCTGGGATGCGCGGTCGGGCCGTACATGATCTGTGTGTTCACGATGGCCGAGCGCATCACGCCGCAGCGCCGGCTAGGCGCGGTGATGACGGTGCTGGCCGGTGCGACCGGTATCGGCTATGCGGTCGGATCCGGCCTCGGCGGCCGGCTGGCCGATTGGGGCGGGCACACGCCCGCGTACGCGGTGACCGTCGGTGCGGGTGTTGTTGCGACGTTGCTGGCCGTCACCGCAGGCAAAACACTGCGCGACGAACAGCAGCGACGGCGTGAGCCGGAGCCCGCCGCCTGA
- a CDS encoding EamA family transporter — MPIRDRTLAATVAVLWGINFIAIHLSLEHFPPMFLVALRFALIAVPTVLFVPWPGVRIRWLVGYGTGFGVLQFAFLYWGMSAGMPTGLASLVLQASAPFTVILGATLLRERVSGRQVLGIVIAIGGLAVVGSHRAQIAAVLPFLLTLAGAFGWAIGNVCSRQARPRNPLQLTLWMSVVPPIPMAAVALLVEGPDRIEDSLTSALTPEALPALLGLAYTVIIATVLGSGLWTWLMSRHPAGVVAPFSLLVPVTGMTAAAVFLDERVSAYEVAGGAIVVAGVLLGSARRRPRRAGLKPQDRYDRAVAR; from the coding sequence ATGCCCATCCGTGATCGCACGCTTGCCGCCACTGTCGCGGTGCTGTGGGGGATCAACTTCATCGCGATCCATCTGTCCCTCGAACACTTCCCGCCGATGTTCCTCGTCGCACTGCGGTTCGCCCTGATCGCGGTACCGACGGTGCTCTTCGTACCCTGGCCCGGCGTACGCATCCGCTGGCTCGTCGGCTACGGCACGGGCTTCGGCGTCCTCCAGTTCGCCTTCCTGTACTGGGGCATGTCTGCCGGCATGCCGACCGGGCTCGCCTCGCTCGTACTGCAGGCATCCGCACCGTTCACCGTCATTCTCGGCGCAACGCTGCTGCGCGAGCGCGTGTCCGGCCGGCAGGTGCTCGGAATCGTGATCGCGATCGGCGGCCTCGCGGTCGTTGGTTCACATCGCGCTCAGATCGCCGCCGTACTGCCGTTCCTGTTGACCCTCGCGGGCGCATTCGGCTGGGCCATCGGCAACGTATGCAGTCGGCAGGCCCGACCCCGCAACCCACTTCAGCTGACCCTGTGGATGTCGGTCGTACCGCCGATTCCGATGGCCGCGGTCGCGCTGCTCGTCGAAGGACCGGATCGCATCGAGGACTCACTGACCAGCGCGCTCACCCCGGAAGCGCTGCCGGCGCTGCTCGGCCTGGCGTACACCGTGATCATCGCGACCGTCCTCGGGTCCGGCCTGTGGACCTGGCTGATGAGTCGACATCCCGCCGGCGTGGTCGCGCCGTTCTCGCTCCTCGTCCCGGTCACCGGAATGACCGCGGCGGCGGTGTTCCTCGACGAGCGGGTAAGCGCGTACGAGGTCGCCGGCGGCGCGATCGTGGTTGCCGGCGTCCTGCTCGGGAGCGCCCGACGACGCCCCCGGCGCGCGGGGCTCAAGCCACAAGACCGATACGATCGGGCAGTTGCCCGGTGA
- a CDS encoding cold shock domain-containing protein produces MVRGTVKWFNADKGYGFIAVDGQDDVFVHWSKIKSEGYKTLEDGQAVDFEVVDGPKGREAHEVSAV; encoded by the coding sequence ATGGTGCGCGGCACCGTGAAGTGGTTTAACGCAGATAAAGGCTACGGCTTCATCGCCGTCGACGGTCAGGACGACGTGTTCGTCCATTGGTCCAAGATCAAGTCCGAAGGCTACAAGACCCTCGAGGACGGCCAGGCCGTTGACTTCGAGGTCGTCGATGGGCCGAAGGGTCGAGAGGCACACGAGGTCAGCGCGGTCTAA
- a CDS encoding N-acetylmuramoyl-L-alanine amidase, whose protein sequence is MRMMPARTLPALGCAVVLAAGACGSPGDDSDHSDGTSTETPTTTTTTTSEAARKPLRGKRIVIDPGHQLGNARFPDKINRPVPAGGFKKPCNTTGTSTNGGFAEATFNWRVSKLLAHKLRNLGAKVRLTRHSNRRDRWGPCVNVRGRAGNKWKAHLKISVHADGSSAGNRGFHVIAPTNRKPWTSDIYRPSKRLAKAARHGLRKRHFPVSNYIGSHGLDYRGDLGSLNLSNVPTVMVELGNMRNRRDASAMTSRKGRHRYARGLLTGVRTYLHR, encoded by the coding sequence ATGCGCATGATGCCCGCGCGCACCCTGCCAGCACTCGGCTGCGCCGTCGTACTCGCGGCCGGCGCATGTGGATCTCCCGGCGACGACAGCGATCACTCGGACGGCACGTCGACCGAGACGCCCACGACCACGACCACGACTACCTCCGAGGCGGCTCGCAAACCCCTGCGCGGCAAGCGGATCGTGATCGACCCGGGCCATCAGCTGGGCAACGCGAGGTTCCCCGACAAGATCAACCGGCCCGTACCTGCCGGCGGGTTCAAGAAGCCGTGCAACACCACGGGCACCTCCACGAACGGCGGTTTCGCGGAGGCAACGTTCAACTGGCGGGTCAGCAAGCTGCTTGCGCACAAGCTCCGCAACCTCGGCGCGAAGGTGCGGCTGACGCGACATTCGAACCGCCGTGACCGTTGGGGCCCGTGCGTCAACGTACGCGGGCGCGCCGGCAACAAATGGAAGGCGCATCTCAAGATCAGCGTGCATGCCGACGGGTCGTCGGCGGGCAACCGCGGGTTCCATGTGATCGCACCGACGAACCGCAAGCCATGGACCTCCGATATCTATCGTCCGTCGAAGCGGCTTGCCAAGGCTGCGCGGCACGGTCTGCGCAAACGGCATTTCCCGGTCTCCAACTACATCGGCTCGCACGGACTCGACTACCGCGGCGACCTGGGCTCGCTGAACCTGTCGAACGTGCCGACCGTCATGGTCGAGCTCGGCAACATGCGCAACCGCCGCGACGCGTCCGCAATGACGAGCCGCAAGGGACGCCATCGGTACGCGCGTGGCCTGCTGACCGGCGTACGCACGTACCTCCACCGCTGA
- a CDS encoding ABC transporter ATP-binding protein — translation MAAVVIRGVNVRLGGRAIFTGVDLNVGPGEAVAVEGTSGAGKSTLLHVVAGLIRPESGSVEIGGERIDRLSDRRRSAVRLRLVGSVFQFGELLPEFNVIENVELPLRLLGWRREPAHERALACLREVGIEELAKRSLAQVSGGQMQRAAIARAVAHDPRVILADEPTGSLHPEAAEHVMQLLTRTSRRHDAGLIVVTHDRAVSAQCDRTLRLSGGLLQADGARNAAST, via the coding sequence ATGGCTGCCGTCGTCATCCGTGGGGTCAACGTTCGGTTGGGTGGGCGCGCGATTTTCACCGGAGTCGATCTCAATGTCGGACCGGGCGAGGCGGTCGCCGTCGAGGGAACCAGCGGTGCTGGCAAGTCAACCCTGCTCCACGTCGTCGCCGGCCTCATTCGACCCGAGTCAGGCTCCGTCGAAATCGGAGGAGAGCGGATCGATCGGTTGAGCGACCGACGACGTAGCGCCGTACGTCTGCGGCTGGTCGGGTCGGTGTTCCAGTTCGGCGAGCTTCTGCCGGAGTTCAACGTGATCGAGAACGTCGAGTTGCCATTGCGCCTGCTCGGCTGGCGACGCGAACCCGCACATGAGCGCGCCCTTGCCTGCCTTCGTGAGGTTGGTATCGAGGAGCTCGCGAAGCGCTCACTAGCGCAGGTCTCCGGCGGCCAGATGCAGCGAGCGGCGATCGCGCGCGCGGTCGCTCACGATCCCCGCGTCATCCTCGCAGATGAGCCGACCGGATCACTCCACCCCGAGGCCGCCGAGCACGTCATGCAACTCCTGACGCGTACGTCACGACGGCACGACGCCGGTCTGATTGTGGTGACTCACGACCGCGCGGTGTCGGCCCAGTGCGACCGCACCCTCCGCCTTAGCGGCGGTCTGCTACAGGCTGACGGTGCTAGGAACGCGGCATCCACGTGA
- a CDS encoding SigE family RNA polymerase sigma factor, with protein sequence MADDDFSEFVTRTWPHLDRIALALTGSRHDADDLLQNSYVKAYKAWPRMLQMERPEAYARRILVNESTSSWRLRWRRREQSTAAPPETASAAPQDAYATRDAVWRDIQRLPARQRAVLVLRYYEDLDVRETAEVLGVSTGTVKSQCKAALDKLRLALGEASTAKADNR encoded by the coding sequence ATGGCCGACGACGACTTCTCCGAGTTCGTCACGCGGACCTGGCCGCATCTCGATCGGATCGCGCTCGCTCTCACCGGGTCCCGGCACGACGCCGACGACCTGCTGCAGAACTCCTACGTGAAGGCGTACAAGGCGTGGCCGAGGATGCTGCAGATGGAGCGTCCCGAGGCGTACGCGCGGCGGATTCTGGTCAATGAGTCGACCTCGTCGTGGAGGCTGCGGTGGCGACGACGCGAGCAGTCGACTGCTGCACCACCCGAGACCGCGTCCGCCGCACCGCAAGATGCGTACGCGACGCGCGATGCCGTATGGCGAGATATCCAGCGCCTCCCTGCACGGCAACGCGCCGTCCTCGTACTCCGGTACTACGAGGACCTCGACGTACGCGAGACCGCCGAGGTCCTCGGCGTATCGACCGGGACGGTCAAGAGCCAATGCAAGGCGGCACTCGACAAGCTTCGCCTCGCCCTCGGCGAGGCATCGACCGCGAAGGCGGACAACCGATGA
- the groL gene encoding chaperonin GroEL (60 kDa chaperone family; promotes refolding of misfolded polypeptides especially under stressful conditions; forms two stacked rings of heptamers to form a barrel-shaped 14mer; ends can be capped by GroES; misfolded proteins enter the barrel where they are refolded when GroES binds) has product MSKSIAFNEDARRGLERGMNTLADAVKVTLGPKGRNVVLEKKWGAPTITNDGVSIAKEIELEEPYEKIGAELVKEVAKKTDDVAGDGTTTATVLAQAMVREGLRNVAAGANPMALKRGIETAVEAVSSQLLGMAKDVETKEQIASTASISAADPQVGEIIAEAMDKVGKEGVITVEESNTFGLELELTEGMRFDKGYISQYFYTDPERMEAVLEDPYILVVNSKISNVKDLVPVLEKIMQSGKPLLIIAEDVEGEALATLVVNKVRGTFKSVAVKAPGFGDRRKAMLNDIAILTGGQVISEEVGLKLENADLSLLGSARKVVVTKDETTIVEGAGDGDQIQGRVNQIRAEIENSDSDYDREKLQERLAKLAGGVAVIQVGAATEVELKERKHRIEDAVRNAKAAVEEGIVAGGGVALVQATAAAFEKIDLSDDEATGAEIVRSAASAPLKQIAVNAGLEGGVVSEKVSGLQTGHGLNAATGEYVDMVAEGILDPAKVTRSALQNASSIAALFLTTEAVVADKPEKAPAGDPTGGMGDMGGMGGMGGMM; this is encoded by the coding sequence ATGTCGAAGAGCATTGCGTTCAACGAGGACGCCCGGCGCGGTCTCGAGCGGGGTATGAACACCCTCGCCGACGCCGTGAAGGTGACGCTCGGCCCCAAGGGCCGCAACGTCGTCCTCGAGAAGAAGTGGGGCGCTCCCACCATCACCAACGACGGTGTGAGCATCGCCAAGGAGATCGAGCTCGAGGAGCCGTACGAGAAGATCGGCGCCGAGCTCGTCAAGGAAGTAGCCAAGAAGACCGACGACGTCGCCGGTGACGGTACGACCACCGCGACCGTGCTGGCTCAGGCCATGGTCCGCGAGGGTCTGCGCAACGTCGCCGCGGGTGCGAACCCGATGGCGCTCAAGCGTGGCATCGAGACCGCGGTCGAGGCCGTCAGCTCGCAGCTGCTCGGCATGGCCAAGGACGTCGAGACCAAGGAGCAGATCGCTTCGACCGCCTCGATCTCGGCCGCCGACCCGCAGGTCGGCGAGATCATCGCCGAGGCGATGGACAAGGTCGGCAAGGAAGGCGTCATCACCGTCGAGGAGAGCAACACCTTCGGCCTCGAGCTCGAGCTCACCGAGGGTATGCGCTTCGACAAGGGGTACATCTCGCAGTACTTCTACACCGACCCGGAGCGCATGGAGGCCGTCCTCGAGGATCCGTACATCCTCGTGGTCAACTCCAAGATCAGCAACGTCAAGGACCTCGTGCCGGTGCTCGAGAAGATCATGCAGTCGGGCAAGCCGCTGCTGATCATCGCCGAGGACGTCGAGGGCGAGGCGCTCGCCACCCTGGTCGTCAACAAGGTCCGCGGTACGTTCAAGTCCGTTGCCGTCAAGGCGCCTGGCTTCGGCGACCGCCGCAAGGCCATGCTGAACGACATCGCCATCCTCACCGGTGGCCAGGTCATCAGCGAGGAGGTCGGCCTGAAGCTGGAGAACGCCGACCTGAGCCTGCTGGGTTCGGCCCGCAAGGTCGTAGTCACCAAGGACGAGACGACGATCGTCGAGGGCGCCGGTGACGGCGACCAGATCCAGGGTCGGGTCAACCAGATCCGCGCCGAGATCGAGAACAGCGACTCCGACTACGACCGCGAGAAGCTGCAGGAGCGCCTGGCCAAGCTGGCCGGCGGTGTTGCGGTCATCCAGGTCGGCGCGGCCACCGAGGTCGAGCTGAAGGAGCGCAAGCACCGCATCGAGGACGCCGTTCGCAACGCGAAGGCTGCCGTCGAAGAGGGCATCGTCGCCGGTGGCGGCGTCGCGCTCGTGCAGGCGACCGCTGCGGCGTTCGAGAAGATCGACCTGAGCGATGACGAGGCGACGGGCGCGGAGATCGTACGCTCGGCCGCTTCGGCCCCGCTCAAGCAGATCGCGGTCAACGCCGGCCTCGAGGGCGGCGTCGTGTCCGAGAAGGTGTCGGGTCTGCAGACGGGTCACGGCCTCAACGCCGCGACCGGTGAGTACGTCGACATGGTTGCCGAGGGCATCCTCGACCCGGCCAAGGTCACCCGCTCGGCGCTGCAGAACGCATCGTCGATCGCGGCGCTGTTCCTCACCACCGAGGCCGTCGTCGCCGACAAGCCGGAGAAGGCTCCGGCAGGCGACCCGACCGGTGGCATGGGCGATATGGGTGGCATGGGAGGCATGGGTGGCATGATGTGA
- a CDS encoding MoaD/ThiS family protein, translating into MSVTVRIPTILRTYTGGESQVDAEGETLSAVIDSLDGSYPGIKARVVDEQGALRRFVNIYVGNDDVRFSDGLDTATPDGTQVSVIPAVAGG; encoded by the coding sequence ATGAGCGTGACCGTCCGCATTCCCACCATCCTGCGCACCTACACCGGCGGGGAGTCTCAGGTCGACGCCGAGGGCGAGACGCTTTCGGCGGTGATCGACTCGCTTGACGGCAGTTATCCGGGTATCAAGGCGCGGGTCGTCGACGAGCAAGGTGCGCTGCGCAGGTTCGTCAACATCTACGTCGGCAACGACGACGTGCGCTTCTCCGACGGCCTCGACACGGCGACACCCGACGGCACCCAGGTGTCGGTGATCCCGGCGGTCGCGGGCGGTTAA
- a CDS encoding SigE family RNA polymerase sigma factor, translating into MRRSERDEFDAFILAAWPRLFRTAYALTGNRADAEDMLQSAFAKAYANWRKVRRAGSPEAYVHRIVANETVTAWRRRWRHVERSSAAPPDAVAPGHAEAVSDRATLWEAIQALPPRQRAVVVLRYYEDLSEKDIAAVLGIAPGTVKSQASHGIKALRSHLQTVTMTEGEAL; encoded by the coding sequence ATGAGACGCAGTGAGCGCGACGAGTTCGACGCATTCATCCTGGCGGCTTGGCCGCGGCTGTTCCGCACGGCGTACGCGCTGACGGGCAACCGGGCCGATGCGGAAGACATGCTGCAGAGCGCGTTCGCCAAGGCGTACGCCAACTGGCGCAAGGTGCGCCGGGCAGGCAGCCCAGAGGCCTACGTACACCGCATCGTCGCCAACGAGACCGTGACCGCCTGGCGGCGGCGCTGGAGACACGTCGAAAGGTCGTCGGCCGCGCCTCCGGATGCCGTGGCGCCCGGGCATGCCGAGGCAGTGAGCGATCGCGCGACGTTGTGGGAGGCGATCCAGGCGTTGCCGCCGAGGCAGCGCGCCGTCGTGGTGCTCCGGTACTACGAGGACCTCAGCGAGAAGGACATCGCCGCAGTGCTCGGAATCGCGCCCGGCACCGTGAAGTCCCAGGCGAGCCACGGGATCAAGGCCCTACGAAGCCACCTTCAAACCGTAACCATGACTGAGGGGGAGGCCCTGTGA